Proteins encoded by one window of Carassius auratus strain Wakin chromosome 8, ASM336829v1, whole genome shotgun sequence:
- the LOC113107801 gene encoding interleukin-17 receptor B-like isoform X2, protein MELLDCMREIVAFFFLIQWTASDNSSLSIDATCKQDKHEVPNEWYKIHESNPSPLNELSAELIESQTSIIIRWSINIDSSFRSLIGTWITVSEDSDSYYRCEYQPPFTSERINLTGQEQLWFHFIVPNVAVCPSTSYYISAYNIPTPSDGANTEYVKMAQTAEIQWNADIHSVLHGDKIVVTFNTSLVAERHTIILKNSTHRLLKTDGGKGECKVEKCEVELEYMEYMGPCEDLEILILPHFTDCHEESEWKVQKVSCTNRSALDIVGCVLALLFVLLCCFIICQTFRWVRGSRRAASVRVLLVYPALDSVFQRSVMLLAESLQSRGGVRVVIDVWERRSVAEQGPLRWLNTQADLSDRVLLISPPQRTYTDDLKSKLVPGVPDDTVSASASNLFALALNLVTSAAHDPHSRDKFWVISLEHDEKSVQTELRGCRMFVLPRDLKKLHLQLLSGAIQSPVLPRCFYCKNTLEQLEVNTDFPSCVKRVSLAESDE, encoded by the exons ATGGAACTTCTAGACTGCATGAGGGAAAttgttgcttttttctttttaatccaGTGGACAGCTTCAGACAACAGTTCTCTCAGTATA GATGCCACTTGTAAACAAGATA AGCATGAAGTACCCAATGAATGGTATAAAATCCATGAATCGAACCCTTCACCCTTAAACGAGCTGTCTGCAGAGCTGATTGAATCTCAAACCTCTATTATTATCAGATGGTCCATTAATATTGATA GCAGCTTTCGCAGTCTTATTGGCACATGGATAACGGTTTCTGAAGATTCTGACTCATATTACAGATGCGAGTACCAGCCTCCATTTACCTCAGAGCGAATCAACCTCACTGGTCAAGAACAG TTATGGTTCCATTTCATTGTGCCAAATGTAGCTGTTTGTCCTTCAACCAGTTATTACATATCTGCCTATAATATTCCAACACCATCCGACGGAGCAAATACAGAATATGTAAAGATGGCCCAAACAG CTGAAATTCAGTGGAATGCTGACATTCATTCAGTGCTTCATGGAGACAAAATAGTGGTGACCTTCAATACGAGCCTCGTGGCGGAAAGACATACCATCATATTGAAAAACAGCACACATCGACTGCTAAAAACAGATGGAGGGAAAGGG gAATGCAAAGTAGAAAAATGTGAAGTGGAACTAGAATACATGGAATACATGGGTCCCTGTGAAGACCTTGAGATATTG ATACTGCCTCACTTCACAGACTGTCATGAAGAAAGTGAATGGAAGGTTCAAAAAGTGAGCTGTACTA ACAGATCTGCTTTGGACATTGTTGGATGTGTGCTAGCACTTCTCTTCGTGCTTCTCTGCTGCTTCATCATCT GTCAAACCTTCCGCTGGGTTCGTGGCTCGAGGCGCGCTGCGTCTGTGCGTGTGCTGCTCGTGTACCCTGCATTAGACAGTGTGTTTCAGCGCTCTGTGATGCTCCTGGCTGAAAGTCTGCAGAGTCGTGGTGGAGTACGTGTCGTCATCGATGTGTGGGAGAGAAGAAGTGTAGCAGAACAAGGGCCGCTCCGCTGGCTCAACACACAGGCTGACCTCTCAGACAGAGTCCTCCTCATCTCACCACCTCAACGCACATACACAG ATGACCTCAAATCCAAACTAGTTCCTGGCGTGCCAGATGACACAGTTTCAGCTTCTGCCAGCAATCTCTTTGCTCTTGCGCTCAACCTCGTTACCAGTGCTGCCCATGACCCACACAGCCGGGACAAGTTCTGGGTCATCAGCCTGGAGCATGATGAGAAGAGTGTGCAGACTGAGCTCAGAGGCTGCAGGATGTTCGTTCTGCCGAGAGACTTGAAGAAGCTCCATCTGCAGCTGTTGAGTGGAGCGATCCAGAGCCCAGTGCTGCCGAGGTGCTTCTACTGCAAAAACACCCTGGAGCAGCTGGAAGTGAATACAGACTTCCCGTCTTGTGTAAAGCGTGTCAGCCTGGCAGAATCAGATGAATAG
- the LOC113107801 gene encoding interleukin-17 receptor B-like isoform X1 has product MELLDCMREIVAFFFLIQWTASDNSSLSIDATCKQDKHEVPNEWYKIHESNPSPLNELSAELIESQTSIIIRWSINIDSSFRSLIGTWITVSEDSDSYYRCEYQPPFTSERINLTGQEQLWFHFIVPNVAVCPSTSYYISAYNIPTPSDGANTEYVKMAQTAEIQWNADIHSVLHGDKIVVTFNTSLVAERHTIILKNSTHRLLKTDGGKGECKVEKCEVELEYMEYMGPCEDLEILILPHFTDCHEESEWKVQKVSCTSEYPVTHLLVSLASLITTILCLLSGCFIPDRSALDIVGCVLALLFVLLCCFIICQTFRWVRGSRRAASVRVLLVYPALDSVFQRSVMLLAESLQSRGGVRVVIDVWERRSVAEQGPLRWLNTQADLSDRVLLISPPQRTYTDDLKSKLVPGVPDDTVSASASNLFALALNLVTSAAHDPHSRDKFWVISLEHDEKSVQTELRGCRMFVLPRDLKKLHLQLLSGAIQSPVLPRCFYCKNTLEQLEVNTDFPSCVKRVSLAESDE; this is encoded by the exons ATGGAACTTCTAGACTGCATGAGGGAAAttgttgcttttttctttttaatccaGTGGACAGCTTCAGACAACAGTTCTCTCAGTATA GATGCCACTTGTAAACAAGATA AGCATGAAGTACCCAATGAATGGTATAAAATCCATGAATCGAACCCTTCACCCTTAAACGAGCTGTCTGCAGAGCTGATTGAATCTCAAACCTCTATTATTATCAGATGGTCCATTAATATTGATA GCAGCTTTCGCAGTCTTATTGGCACATGGATAACGGTTTCTGAAGATTCTGACTCATATTACAGATGCGAGTACCAGCCTCCATTTACCTCAGAGCGAATCAACCTCACTGGTCAAGAACAG TTATGGTTCCATTTCATTGTGCCAAATGTAGCTGTTTGTCCTTCAACCAGTTATTACATATCTGCCTATAATATTCCAACACCATCCGACGGAGCAAATACAGAATATGTAAAGATGGCCCAAACAG CTGAAATTCAGTGGAATGCTGACATTCATTCAGTGCTTCATGGAGACAAAATAGTGGTGACCTTCAATACGAGCCTCGTGGCGGAAAGACATACCATCATATTGAAAAACAGCACACATCGACTGCTAAAAACAGATGGAGGGAAAGGG gAATGCAAAGTAGAAAAATGTGAAGTGGAACTAGAATACATGGAATACATGGGTCCCTGTGAAGACCTTGAGATATTG ATACTGCCTCACTTCACAGACTGTCATGAAGAAAGTGAATGGAAGGTTCAAAAAGTGAGCTGTACTAGTGAGTATCCTGTAACTCATCTTCTCGTTTCACTGGCTTCTCTGATCACAACAATTCTGTGCTTACTCTCGGGGTGTTTTATTCCAGACAGATCTGCTTTGGACATTGTTGGATGTGTGCTAGCACTTCTCTTCGTGCTTCTCTGCTGCTTCATCATCT GTCAAACCTTCCGCTGGGTTCGTGGCTCGAGGCGCGCTGCGTCTGTGCGTGTGCTGCTCGTGTACCCTGCATTAGACAGTGTGTTTCAGCGCTCTGTGATGCTCCTGGCTGAAAGTCTGCAGAGTCGTGGTGGAGTACGTGTCGTCATCGATGTGTGGGAGAGAAGAAGTGTAGCAGAACAAGGGCCGCTCCGCTGGCTCAACACACAGGCTGACCTCTCAGACAGAGTCCTCCTCATCTCACCACCTCAACGCACATACACAG ATGACCTCAAATCCAAACTAGTTCCTGGCGTGCCAGATGACACAGTTTCAGCTTCTGCCAGCAATCTCTTTGCTCTTGCGCTCAACCTCGTTACCAGTGCTGCCCATGACCCACACAGCCGGGACAAGTTCTGGGTCATCAGCCTGGAGCATGATGAGAAGAGTGTGCAGACTGAGCTCAGAGGCTGCAGGATGTTCGTTCTGCCGAGAGACTTGAAGAAGCTCCATCTGCAGCTGTTGAGTGGAGCGATCCAGAGCCCAGTGCTGCCGAGGTGCTTCTACTGCAAAAACACCCTGGAGCAGCTGGAAGTGAATACAGACTTCCCGTCTTGTGTAAAGCGTGTCAGCCTGGCAGAATCAGATGAATAG